In the Ornithodoros turicata isolate Travis chromosome 5, ASM3712646v1, whole genome shotgun sequence genome, CGGTACTGAAGAAAAACGTGGAGGTGTAGGTCCCACTTAGCGTGTGACCAGTTACCGTTACAATGCGGTATCGCACGAAAGTGCCGTTCCTATATGTGTTATCAGAGAGGTTTAGCGTACCGCACGCTATCACgtctgcgtacgtaagggatagcgtggtggttctccGAACTATGCGAAGCTCTCTTGCGCGTGCGCTGAACCACCAGCGATATAGCGTACGATGCTCTAAACCTCGCTATCATCACTGTTTTACCTAGCGGCGTATCCTGTGATTGGGAAACAGTGGGTCGTTGGCAAAACAAACGCACGTTGCCGTTGTCGTCCCGTAACGTTGTTTTCGTGTTTCCTGAGATGGAGGTGAGGGTAGtgcaagagataaactgatgttctgaggctggaacaacatatgacgcaccccgaaagtcgctggagaggcgtgttagcttagctcaatcggtagagccctggaccggcaatccagaagatgtgggttcgatccctacagctggctaaccttttcagtgactttcatctttcatcggtgAGGGTAGTGTCTGCCTCGTACAATAAGTTTTCCTTCTCCTCTCCTTCGCGCAATGGCATCCATCATCGGAAAcaaccattaaaaaaaaaaaaaaaacgcatgtgATCGGCTGCTGCCAACGCACGTGGGTTTCTTTCGCCAACGACGGGTCACGACATCCGGCGTTGTGACGTAGATTGTTTGCAAACAGCCAGTAGTCTATTGGCTAGTTTTCCAGTAGCGGAGTAGTAGCAATACCGCTGCATTTTATATTGCTAGCGGAAAAAGTACATATTTTGGTAGAAGTTCGGGTAACGTCGGTttcttaccccccccccccatagctGGTTTTTTCTACCATAGAATGAAATACGTGGAATAcagcggagggggggggggagcgagaCACCGTCAGAATAGCTTTTCTTCCCATTTATTGCCATTCAGGAAGACGTGTCTGGCGATCCTCCAAGATTTCAGCTACTCTCCGAAGTTAAGCACCACTGAATGGAATTAAAAATGATGCAATTTTCTTTGAGTATCTCCGAGAAGCTATCCagtttgatgacaatacagaGTTAAGCCCCACTGAATGAAACGAAGAAAGCCGTAATTTTCTTCTAGCATCTCAGCATcgtctcctcctcctttttttttcttttatttttttttttttttttttttgcgcatccGTGTACTTTTTAACGTTTTCCGAAGCGCATAGCACGGAGCACTATGTCATAGTGAGTAATCTGAACAATATGAATCCAGTTTCTCttattttttccttacaaacaaataaacatgaACAACGAGGTTCGTTTTCAGTCACACAAGCAGATGCAAAGTCACTCTTTGCGCCTTGAGTTGTTTAGTCTAATTGTATTTTTCGCAGCAGGTAAACACCGTGTTGTGTAGTGCGGAATTGGAACACACCGAGAGATATTGGAAACACAACGAAACGTCCCACAGTCATTTCACGAGCGTTGCCCTCGTTGAGAATTGCCTTTAGTTCTTCTCGACATGAGATCTCGAAGTGCCGCATCTATCGGCTGCCGTATGATCGGCGTTTGTTACACCCCATCTGAGAGCAATGTGTTACGTACGGTTGTCCCACGGTccagaaaaaacaacaacaaaggatAGAAGTGAATCTGTAAATCAATATCTGATGCCATATATTTACCAGAGATATACAATagatgaagaaaaataaaacgttTCGATGGCAGCAAATTTTCGGCCAAGCTCGGTTCTGCGTCAAGTCAATGCGAGATGCGGCAGAAGGAAacggtgattgattgattcgtaaaagaagaaaaacaggagTTGTTAGTCCCAACCTACTCGGCACTGGCTCCCCCAGGATGCGTTATCTAGGGCTCAATatatgtaaaacaaatgaagggacGGCGACGGTGAAAACGGTGACTTATACTTCTTGCTGTTGTGGCATATAACTTTGCGTTGTAACCATACCACCGTTATCAGCAGCGGCATGGAAAAGGAAAAGTGAAAGGGCATTGCCATATGGCCTCCTCGCATCGCTTGTTTCGGAGACCTGAGCGTGCCCGACAATCTGCAAACCTTGAAATGACGGTtttcgcaacttttttttttacgcaatTACTGTTTTTACACAATTTTTTGTTGACGTATCACTATTTTTGTAGTGCATGTAcataatttgagtaaattaagTACATTCTCTAATCGAGTAATCGTGTAAATTCGACATGCGCTTTCTGTCTCTGGCAAAAAATTAAAGGACCAGATCCTTGGCTTGACAAAGGAAAAGGACAAGGACAACTCGATCTTGGTTTGGCAAAGTccagagttcaattcagaaaatcCAATTTCCCGCGATTTAAAAATTGCTAAAAGTGCTCGGAAGTCACGGTGAAAGCTCCCCCGATATTGTTAGCGTTTGACCCAATGATTTTCAGATAAGTAGGCATTTTAATACGACTTGTTTAAGACCCCTTTAGgtaagacaccctgtatattgtacCTTTCATACGTAAAATGCTTGCATCATGAGGaagtgcttcttttttttttttttccaaagcTAATTGATATATAAAATGCAAAATGGGGACTAGAAGGGACCAGGAGCAAATTTCTCATTCTCATACTTGAATACCGCATGTACGCCACTTCTGTCGACACGGGCCCACCAAGACAACTGCGTACTCCCAATTTAAACAATGCTATTTATGCACAACAGCACGAGACACGAgatcaaaaaggaaaaagactaACAAACCAACTTCCTCTGATGCGAGTTGAAACAGCGGCGGCAAGAAATATCATAATCGACGTTTAGCGAGAAGCTTAATCCTGCAGCGCGTAGCTCACGTTGGAAATAACGTAAAAGTGACTTCACTACACCCTTGTATGGAATGTACGCGTGCTTCCGAGACGAGAGAAATGCGTACGAAATGACAAGACCCCGTCAGACCAAGCTGGACAAATATCACACACACAGACGACTTCGCAGCACCAAAATATGTCTTTCTGAGTTTAGGGATGGCAGCGATGGACGCTCTAGACCGCATTGCAAAGCAATTGCAAGAATGCGCACACGGGGGAGCAGGACGTGCTACATAAATACAGTCGCAAGAGGGTCAAGCCTAAAACCTGAAAAGCGGTCCTTCCACCTCGTCTGCTCATAACGCACGGAGGTCGTGAGCCGCTGCAGCTGCTCCCACCGAACGACCCACCTTGCCGGTTCACCGCCCCTTGGACACTCACTGGCGTCTCCTTTATACACTCTTCGAGCGTCCTCTTCATGCGCCCATTGTCATGAACGTCTCTTCTTACGCCGCACAACCGTGGTAAGTGGTCTTGAATAGTATCAGACATTTATAAGCGATGGTATATATGCCATGAACTCAGCGCTGAGACGAGGCCATGACGAGGCTAAGCAAACGCGAAGTTCTGCGTACGAGTGTGCACATAACCTTGTTATTATTAGTGTGTATTCGACATAAATTTTGAACAACCTTAGAGCTGCGGTATATTGAAAGTGAATATCTGTATTCAGATTCTGACACATGATaacataatgatgatgattatggaAGCTCTCCGACCAAATCGGAGGTTTGGTTTGGTCCAGTCAATCAGGTCCAAACACTAGTGATTTAGTTTCTCTGTTGCGTATTGTTTTGTAGTTGCATCCACATATATACCactcacctcatcatcatccaatgtatgtgtgtgtgtgtgaacgtCCAGTCCATTGAGTGATAGTCCAGTGGGTGCGCACGTGTGTAGTATTTTTTCCCCAAAAACGTTTTTGAACAAGTACAATACCAACTAAGGACGAAAAACCGTGTAAGAGGGTTATCGAGGTTGACGTACAGAAAATCAAAGTTTTGTGCTTTGTTACGCGTGTTGAAAATCTATTTCGCCCATTTTACGAGTTTCAGCGATACCCTGTAGATTATATTAACATTCTGTCCAGGAAATATTAGTATCGTGTACCACCTACCCTACGAAAAATCGTAAGGTGTCTAATATTGTCAACTGACGCAGGTCCTTCATTCTTATTTAGTTGGTGGTCATCCCTGCTTGCCTTGGTTACCCTGACTCTGAGTGCTGTTCCGCAAGAACCTTCTAAGTTATCCACGAGGCATTCAAACTACACCTTAGACATCAACAGGATTCGTAACCTGACGTGGGAACGTTATCTTCTGCTGCTATCTACTCCACAAGTTCCTGAGCGGTACCTTTCCGAAACTGCTCATACAGTAAGTATAAACGACAAGTCATTGTGACCGTTAGTAATCGCGCACACGCATGGGCCATTCCGCTCTGCTTCCGACCCAAAACCCTAGCATGGTTGTTTAAATGGATGCTGGCCATGTTGTAATCGTTTAAGGGAGAGGCGGGCTTAATTACGATAGTGGCTGCTGGTAGTGCTATACTGTCAATTACTGGATAGGGGAAATTACATGTACGGTATTATCATAACAACTACGGTCGTTCCTGTGTAGCCCGTAGTCCTCCCAGAGAGAACGCTATCTCCTGCGAACGTCCGAAACAGATCCCAACGTCCATATCCCGAAATGGATGTCGGGTGGACATCTCTGGTGGTACATGAATGGACGTTCCTAGCCGTACCACCGCAGGGTGTACCGTAACGGCCGTTTGAAGAATTGCACAAATAGTGTCCCTGATGCGATGCTACATGCAGCATACAtcgcaggagagagagaaacatagTAAGGTGTGTCGGCGGCGTGAGTTCAACTTTCGATAAACCAACTGAATGCCTCAAAcaaaaagcagtaagaaactcAGACGTTGTCGTCACAGTGAGTTACTACACCAACCAGTTCTTCAGTCCAGTGTCATTGGTATACGCAATCGCTTTAAACTTAAACACCTCACCGtttagtttgactcgcaggcaaaCAGGACTTTGcaggaatttgtggaagctgaagagacaagcaatatatagtatctgttttcacTTTGGAAAAAAAGTTGTAAGTGGAAGAAGTGCACAGTAGTTTTAAAACCTAGTAAGAGTGCCTCGTAAGAATCCGTCCACTTACGCAGTCGCTCGACAGAACAGTATCGATAATATTGAGAAAATACAGGGCCCTGAGCACGTACACAAGTCCGTGCAACATCCGGGCATCTCCGTGTAACTTCCTGTGacgacaaacgacggatatttgtgggaagtccaaaccgtggcctctcggagatgtgggggaggTCCGTCGGAaatgtctcccagggagattcGGAgttccgggaaaggatatcctCAGGAACATCGcgggaagttttgttccgtttgggcTGCTGCATGGTCTGCTCGACGTTATGCATGCGGAACCCTCTTCTTAGTGGCAAACGTTACCGCGGCTTCAGTAacggcttttttctttttctttattcacatcacatcacatcacagctTCAGTAACGTTTTGGTACAAGTTACAGAAACTACACCTGAAGTTCTACAATTGAGTTATTGTACGAAACACGACATGTGGCTGTCACTTAGTGTCTGATGAAATGCAGTTCACGGCAGAAAGCTTGTACGATAATAAACACAACAGTTGCAATGTTTTTACCTCGTTATTACAAAAGCTAGGTAAGATTCTCGAAACTACGCCTGAAGTTACGAGAATCTTACTTAGCTTTTGTAATAACGAGATAAAAGCATTGAAACTGCTGTGTTTATTATCGTACAAGATTTCTGCCGTGGATTGCATCTCATCAGACACTAAATGACATGTCGTGTTTCGTACAACAACTCAATTGTAGAAAATAGTGATTTTTCACAAACCAGGGACCACAGGTGACTTTTTCCGCTGGGATTGTTTCAATACGTTGGTTTTACAGCTTCTTTGCTCGTACATCCTCTTGCACTGACTCCTCCTCTTGCTATGACAGTATCTCAAAGTTATACCCAAATCTACTGTTTCCCTCAATGTGAACCCCCGCCAGGTATTTTCAGTATTTCAGAAATGGGGCGAAGCTGTCCGCAAGTACACCGTGAGGAACTGTGGCTCCCACCATGATCCAGTTCGATACGACCAACTTCTTATTCGACCTGATCCACTGGCCTTCCCTGGTAATGTCTACGTGGATTCTGCTATTGAAGTCCTCAGGGACATTGAAGCACCAATCAGAGTAAGTGTGCTTATCATTCTGAGGGCTGCTCCCAAGAGCCATCTTTAAAGAAAACCGCAAAGTCGCGTTCACAGTTCTAAACATCGCGCTATCTGCTATCAGCGCCACACCAAATACAAGAGAGTTTTTCAGAACATCACCATTTAAGTGTTGAGTGCACCAACTTTCTACCATAAGGGATATCTGATATCCCTTAAAGTATAAAGATGGCGGGCTCTAGATAAAATTACGCCTTAGGCTAACACTATTAACGCAATTTCATCTGTTTCGTTTTCCAATGATGATGTAGAATACAACTGTATGTTCGCGAGGGTGGCAGTCAATCTGGTGCATCCGGTATTCCGCTGTTAACCCAACAGTGTATTCTATTAAGTTTACTGCTGACGTATTCCCTCAGATGAAATGTTCGCACAAGCCTGATTCGGTTCATTGGCTGTAGCATCTAGCAACCACATAATAAGTCGGTGCTTACGATTAGCTGCACATTGCTGTAATTGATAATTacaggctttacgtcgcgagacaactgtgcaGCTGGCAACTCTGGCGAATTGCGCTGGTCACTGTAGTGCAGAAAaatatggaaagcagaagtcaggaGAAGCCAGCAAGAACCAGAACAGGTCAGGCTGCGAGCtggacggaaagacttctgattagAGGATTGAGGGAGCAGTTGCTGTGTGAGCAtttcgtgtgcccagtgttgtctGAATTTTCGTATACTACGGGCTATGGGGAGTTGTGGAGGACTGGTACCGCGTTTTCCCTCTATCAGTGCGCATCCCCAGCACGCGGGTATCGGAGGAGGAAGGGAGGAGAGAGGTCATCTCCGAGGCATCCACATCCATCAGATGATTTTCCAACTTGGCGGTTCTAATGCTTACGTATTGAAAGTTACCCTGGTCCAATTCAACGTGCGTCGCGTTCATTCGTCGTTCCATTCGCTCATCGTCCGTtgtgtttgagaaaatttattcaACGACTCAGACTATATAGAGCACACTAATACACTATTTAGAATTTGTTACAATGCATGTTCGTTTCTACACTCTACAACGGCAAGCcgatctcgtcaccaccacAGAGGGAAACTCGCCGCCTTGGCTGAGGCAACACCTTCCAGATAACACAGTGAAGGCCTCAACACGCTTTCATCCACGTCGCGCAACTGGCCCGGCTGCCATACACACTCAATAAGTgagcttttctcttctttcggTGACGTCACGTCTATCTGTCGCCAACAGCGACAGTAGGGTCAGCTGCGTGACATCAATTGAAATAGCACAGAGGCCTCCTCTGTTATGTAGAAGGTGCTGCATGAGCAGGCATACGTgactcctttcttttttattgtcgtTATTGAACATCATTCCACACCCCCCGGCAACCACACCACCCCCAACTCTACGCCCAAACTATACCGGCACATATCACTGCgttgcacaaaaaagaaaaaaagaaacaaaagacaaaagaatcaagaaaaagaaaccatAAAAAGAAGTACAAGACGACGACTCCCCTTTATCTCTTGATATGTTGCATGATATGGAAAACTCATGGTCTTCCTGAAATCCACAAGTATTAGCAGGCAACTACAACATGCTACAATAATAAAACTAGATCAAGTTGGTATCAATACTTGACCGAAACTGATGTACAGTCGCGAGGTGGCCATGATTTGTCGTTGTTCGAATAACAATGACCAAATGGTATTTCATCTGACCATTCATCTTATCCACTATTGATTCTCTCCAACTGTCCATTGCTTGCGCGTTGCAGGTCGAGATAACGATGAAAAAGAAAGTGGTGTTATGGATCTCAGTTCCCTGCGTCAATGATTTTGGATCTTGCGATTATGACAACATATGTTCCGTAGAAGACTGCCCTCTGTTCTACGCTTTCCTCGGTCTGCCTTGCGGATGTCCCATCAAAAAAGTAAGCCTTGCTAACGCTGCTTTTGTTTTCCTTTAGCATGTACACATATTTGTACTGGAGAACCATATAGAAGCCTCAACGTTGGCTTATTGAAAAGTTTTTGTCTCATTCTTTCGCAAGTATTTGAGGAAGGAAAGCAGTGCCCATGTGACCGCCTTAATAGCGGGCTATGGACCACTAACAGTGAAACCTTGTTTGGTGAAAAATTTTCTGACAGCATACTTACCACTTGGGTTATTCCTCTAGTGGGTTCATCCGACGTAAAGTGGGTTCACCTTCCTTGAGATTTTTTATCCACATAATAAGTAAAAATCAAAACCTGGGGTCAGTTCCGCTGatatttcttattccttttgCACCTAAGTGTGACACTGCATCACATGCGTCGAAACAATGTCAACACTTCTGTGCTTCGTGTTTCCGGCTACCTTACAGCTCCGATACGTGAGGTACATGGGCATCCTTTCCAAAAACTCCCGAATGTGTCACTACTGTATTACCATACTAGCCTGGCACTTCTGTCGCAACCAGTAGCCCTGGACTTTCTTCCCTGTATCTAATATAATGTTTGCTGAAGTATCATCCTTCCTTCGGGCCTTATCGTCCGCCGCAGCCTTGACAATAGAAGGGGCACGTGCACTTAGGCCCGTTTCACACGAACGTTTTTCTCGTCCCTGTCTTTAACGGAGGcaaaacggacccattggaacATACGAGGCTCGATTGCCCTTCACTTCTATTGCTGAAGCAAACGGAAGACAAAAACGGACGTGTGAAAGAGATCTAAATGAGTTGTCCGATGAAATTTTGAGGCTACTAAGAAAAATCCTTACCACCCATAGGAATCGGTATTCAATCATATTGCTCCGTGTCCGTTCATTCCAGCTGACTTCAACATAAAAATCACGTCTTTCTTTGCAGGGCAACTATACCGTGGTGAACAAGGAGTTCGTTGTTCAGCCTCTGTCCTTGCCTGTCTGGCTGACATCGGGGGATTATCAGGTCACTGTCAAGGGAAAACAGCCCAGCGAGCAGCTCTTCTGCGTTCATTTCACGCTGTCCGTCAAATGAAGAGGTTTTGAAGTATTCAGCTCCCAGACCTCTCCAGGTGATATCGGCATTATCCATGCAGGACTTTCAGCCAATCAGTGGACAAAAAAATGTACGGATACATGATGCATGTCTTCGTCATGAGAATGAAATTTAGAAGCGAAGAAGAAACGTAGAAGGAGTTCACAATTATTTGGAATAACGTCATGTTTGAACATGGCACTGCTTCAATCCGCATAGGAAATTTGAACACGTGGTATGCGTAAAGAAAATACAAACCTTACGCGTTTCCATTGCATGTTCCTCGATGAAGGCTACTTTCGTGCAATAAAACCAACAGCAACGCGTCGTTTGacttcttatttatttatttttttcgtgcgTCTCAACTGACAACCTTTCGCACATCTGCACCGCATCAGACAAGATAAAGTTCGTAGTTAAGTGTCAAGGTTTTGCCTCGGTAAAATGTAAAATTTCCTTGTGCCTTACTCAGACGTGCTTCCTTCCCGTCTGCAACAAATGGACTTTCACCTTAAAACCTGGGAAAGAGTAAGTTAGCGGATGTCCACCACGTGGACCTACGCCCCGGATAACATCAAGGGTGATTGCAGTAGCGGAACACAAGGGCAAAAGCAGCAACGTTGTATATTTCATTAAACTAAAGTGTCTAGTTGAA is a window encoding:
- the LOC135396164 gene encoding ganglioside GM2 activator-like; this encodes MNVSSYAAQPCWWSSLLALVTLTLSAVPQEPSKLSTRHSNYTLDINRIRNLTWERYLLLLSTPQVPERYLSETAHTVFSVFQKWGEAVRKYTVRNCGSHHDPVRYDQLLIRPDPLAFPGNVYVDSAIEVLRDIEAPIRVEITMKKKVVLWISVPCVNDFGSCDYDNICSVEDCPLFYAFLGLPCGCPIKKGNYTVVNKEFVVQPLSLPVWLTSGDYQVTVKGKQPSEQLFCVHFTLSVK